The Pirellulales bacterium DNA window CCATCGAGGGCCTCGTCGCGGGCCGGCAGTTCGAGGACGTCGATCACGGTCGGCAAGACGTCGATTTGCGATACGCGCTCGCCGACAATCTGCGGGTCGTTGTGACCCGGCAGCTTGACGATCAACGGCACGGCCAGCTCGTTTTCGTACATCCGGAAGCAATGCCCGAACACCTGGTGTTCGCCCAATCCCTCGCCATGATCCGAAGTCACGATCACCAGCGTATCCTCATATAACCCGCGGCGGCGTAATTCGTCGAACAGCCGGCCCAGGTGATGGTCGAGATACGCGATCGAGGCGTCGTAGCGGTTCGTGATCCAGCGAAACGTCTCGGGGTTGGCCTCGCGACGCTCGAAAGCGATGTCGGTCATCAACTCCGCGTAAAACTCGGTGGGCTTCGGCGTCCGCTCGACCTGCGGGTCGGTCTCGAAGCGATCGAGGTAGTCGCTCGGTGGATTGTACGGGTGATGGGTGTCCATGTAGTTGAGAAACAGGCAAAACGGCCGCTCGTCGCGCGTGTCGAGAAACCGGATCGCCGCGTCGGTGATCGTCTCGGCCGTGCGGTAGGCCTGATACGAAGCGTCGGCCGCGCGGACGTCGTACGTTTCGAATCCCTGGTCAACCTGGTAGATGCGGCCCAGGTATCCCCAGTTCGCCACCACGGCGGCGGTCTGAAAACCGGCCGCCAGCAGCCGCTCGGCGAGCGTCACGCATTCGTCGAGCAGCACCCCGGTCGAGTTCAGCGTGGTCACGCCTTCCACTTCGTCAGGCGTCAGGAATTTCGCTCCGTGAACGTCGGGATAGAGTCCCGTGAACAGCGAGGCATGCGTCGGCAGAGTCCAGTTGGAAACGCCCGCGCAGTGGGCAAATCGCCAGCTTTCGGCCGCCAGCGCGTCGAGTCGCGGCGAAGTCGGGCGAGTGTACCCGTAGCACGACAGATGGTCGGGCCGCAGCGTGTCGAGGCTGATTAGCAGCACATGTTGGGGACGCGGTGCGGCCGTGCGGCCAAAGGCCTGCCAGAGCAGCCAGCCACAGCCGGCCGAAGCGGCCAGCGCCAGGCCCAATAGCAACCATTCGCCGGCCCTCGCGCGACCGCGCGCGGACGACGACTGCGACGTAGCTGAGAAAGACGGTTCAGGCGAGGTCATGCGCGCCACCGTGGTTGCGCGCGGGCGGAGCGATCAGACGAGCCCCCGCCGCACGAAAACGTGACTGCCAGCATGAAACCACAGTTGCCCGGACCGATCAAGCTGCGGCCGCGCTACGGGCAGCAACACGCTTGAACGGCCAGGCCGTAGACGGCAGGTCCGAACAGGGGCGGCGTCCACGGCAGGCCGCCAAAATAGACCGGCCCGTCGATCAGAGCGCCGGCGCGCAGGGCCCCGGTACCGATCGGCGGCCACTCCCAGGCCGGCGGGTCCGATTGGGGCAGATACAGCCGGCCCGACGCGATCGCCTGGACGCGCAATTGTTCGACCTCTTCCGGGGTCAATCGTGGCCGCGCGAGCAATTCGGCCTGCTGGCGCTTGGCTGTCTCCTCGTCGGCGGCCTGGATCAAGCGGCCGAAGCCGTTGCTGTCGCGAACGAAGAAGTAGAACGGCATGAAGATTTCGCGCTCGGCGCCGGTCCTCCCGGTGAGCTTCACGCGGATATAGCCGGGATCCTGACGATACTGCACGACGATGTAGGCCACCGGCACGCCGCGTCCGGTACCCAGGATCTCTTCGCGGTTGAAGCCCTCGAGCATGACGCGCTGTTCGCCCGGCCCGACGACGATTTCGTCGGTCCAGGTCGCGCCGCGCGCCCGGCGAATGCGAAAAGCAATCGGCTCCTCGGTCAGATTGGTGATCGAACCCCGCGGCCGCGACTCCGGGGCAGGGAGGTCTTCACCCAGCCGTGCGTCGGTCTCGCCCGGCTGCACCGCTTCGTCGACCTGCTGTGCGGGAGCGACCGCGGCGAGCTGGAAGCTGAGCAGTGCGGCCGCACCCAGGGTCAAGGTTCGAGGCATCGGGAACCAGCGAGACATAGGCTCTCCCCAGGCAAGGGAAACCGTGAAACAGGGCTCAGTTCCACTATAGTTCGCCCCGCGCCGCCGTGGGTAACCAGCGAATCGACGCCAAATCGGGCAGATCGAGCGAGGGGTCAGGGCAGTTTTTTCTTGCCCGGCGGCTTCTGCGGACGCTGCGGCGGCCGGGCCTGCGCTTGCTTCTTCTGCAGGTGGCCAAACTTGCCGGCCGGGCGGCGTGCCCCGTGCTGACCGCGATGGCTCATGGCTGGGGTAGCCCTGCGGTGGCGGGATCGGTCGTCGCCGGATTTTCCGGTGCAACCGTTGCGGACGTAATTTCCGACGGCGGGTCCGGTTTCCAGACGAGCGCCAACTGGCTGATCGTAATATCGACCTTCTTTGGCTTGATGGCCACGGTCTCCACGGTCTGCTCCAGCGTGTTCATTTCGGCCAGCAGCGCCTCGGTCTCCGCGCGGAACTCTGCTTCGAGCTTTGTTCGGCGCTCGCGAATCTGATCGACGTTCAGCTCGGCCTTCTCCACGTCGCGCGAGGTACCGAACACCTTGCCGGCCGAGCGGCTCGCCGTGCCTGCACGCTGCACGTTCGAGGCGCTGAGCCGTTTGCGGCCCAGGATCATGCCCAGAATCGCCGCACCGGCACTGAACACCGACTCGACGCGTTTCTGGTTGGCTTCCGAGCGCTCGCGCTCCAGCGCGGTTTCGGCCTGCTTGGCTTTTTCCTCGAGCGCCAGGACCCGAGGGCCATACTCGGCGCGCAGTTGCTCGACGCGCTGGTCGCGTTGTTCGCGGATCGCTTGCTGAAGCCGAATCCTAAAGGCGCCCTCCGTCTCGTCCGGCCGCGAGATCAGCTTGAGCGTGGGCTGCTGCCACAGCGTCAGGCGGCGGGTGCGATAGACGTAATCGACGAGCGACTTTTGCCACCCCTTGTAACTCTTGGCCTGCGCCGCGGTCGTCGCCAGCGGGGCAAAGGTCGCGCCCGCGGCAGGGTCGCGTAGCAGGCGGTCGGGCTCCCAGGCGTAATCGCCCGACTGCTGCCAATCGATGGCCACGCCGCTGGGCTGCACGGCGACGGCATACGCGACCTGCTCGCTGTATTCGACGTTGGCCTTGGCCTGGGCATAGTGGACGTTCACAACGCCGACGAGCAGGGGGCGATAGACCACCGTGCCTGCTGCTTGCTCGCCCGAGGGCGGGAGGAAGTATTGCGCGATCTCGGGATCGAGCCCTGGACGCACTGGCGTCGCCTGGCCTGAGGGTGCCGGTGCGGCTGGCGCGCCGGGCGTCTGAGTCGCTGCAGGCGGTGTGCCGGGCGTATCGGATAGAGCGTCGTCGTCGTCCGCCCCGTGTGCTGGTCCGCGGCGATTGTCCATCAGCCGGCGGATCTGCTCGCGCGTGACCGGTCCGCGCAGGTACGACAGCGCCCACCGTACCTGGAACAGCACCGGGGCGTCT harbors:
- a CDS encoding sulfatase-like hydrolase/transferase; the protein is MTSPEPSFSATSQSSSARGRARAGEWLLLGLALAASAGCGWLLWQAFGRTAAPRPQHVLLISLDTLRPDHLSCYGYTRPTSPRLDALAAESWRFAHCAGVSNWTLPTHASLFTGLYPDVHGAKFLTPDEVEGVTTLNSTGVLLDECVTLAERLLAAGFQTAAVVANWGYLGRIYQVDQGFETYDVRAADASYQAYRTAETITDAAIRFLDTRDERPFCLFLNYMDTHHPYNPPSDYLDRFETDPQVERTPKPTEFYAELMTDIAFERREANPETFRWITNRYDASIAYLDHHLGRLFDELRRRGLYEDTLVIVTSDHGEGLGEHQVFGHCFRMYENELAVPLIVKLPGHNDPQIVGERVSQIDVLPTVIDVLELPARDEALDGQSLLDPRPRDLLAKKDTDLRLVEAPRPLNQTQWAVYRGPLKLIEYAAGPVELYDLATDPAEATNLADQRPDEVRDLRAAIAGFRQRLAPIAPLTSAIQARDPEAMRALRELGYAQ